Part of the Hevea brasiliensis isolate MT/VB/25A 57/8 chromosome 16, ASM3005281v1, whole genome shotgun sequence genome is shown below.
AGTCTTCGTTAAAACCAAACCCAATGATGCATATTGTTTAAAGCCATGTGGAGCCTAACCAGGTTTCATGACAGTTGGTAGCAGGCCAACTTGGCTgcctcaacaattattttctcaAGCCCTTGTCAAAACACTCCAATTGGGCACTTCATTTAGTAGCTTAGCTTCTAGTTTATCCACCAATTGCAATGACAAACTCATTCAGCACAGACAATCTTGAACTGAGCAAAGTCTGCATCAAGTAGAGTAAGAGTAACCATCAAAAAGAGCAAAACTTCTCTTATCAAGTTTCAAAACAAATACAGCCATTTTGCAAAATTCCAGGAGTTCCAAACAAATATGCCATTAGAATTTGTGTTTGTCACTCTTTTTAGGTACAAAAACAGTCATTACAACATTCTGGGAGGGGAAGAATGGGCGGCATTCCTAGTAAGATTCATATGTAATGTCTTCATATTGCATTCTTCGTAAAACCTGAGGGCAAAAATGAGAACGAATTATTTTCTGGGGTCTCATAGTATGCAAATGCATTCCAAAAGGGAGAGAATGAGAAGGGACAACAGAAGGACTACCTCAACTATTGCTTCACTTGCAGTGAATTTTCTACGCGTTGAATGAACTTATCTTTAGAGAAAGCACCCTCCTGAAAATTATCACGCCAAAGCAGCAACCTCAGTAAAAACTCGAACTCAGAAAGCGAACTCAGAAAGTGGATGCAAGTAGATGGATATTGAAAAATGAAAAACAagactaaaagaaaaaaaaaatccagcaTGGTGATAAATATTGTTGAGAGGAAGTGAATTACTCTCCTCTGGCAGATACAGATTATAGGCCTTGCAGCaaacaatttatatatgatttcttctcctttttcctattgatattttagttaatttttctaACATAAAGAATGCCATTGACAGGAAAATTAGCAAGCAGATACACATAGGAAAACAGTCTTTGGTGATGGAAAGGAGCTTTGTGCATTTCAAGAACATCATTCTGGAAAGGTAAAGCTATTTTTTCACAAAAGCTTACAGATAATAAACTTACGAAGCGATCATAAGGTTTCCCATCCTTAAATATGATAAATGTAGGCAATGCTTCTATTCTGTATTTGTCAGCAATGCTAGGGTACTTCTCAGTATCGATTTTCACCACCTGGATTGTGTCATTCAGGATGGCACTGACCTCTTTAAGAATTGGACTCATAAGCTGGCATGGACCGCACCTGCAAACAGCTTGGTCTAATCACTCTTACTCTTTAGTTGAAATTTCTAAtctattccaaaattttcaaaatgtgtcaTCTTAAGATTCAGCATTATAGtattcttttgcacaaaatgtaAATCACAATTCCACAACACATTTGGGGGGAAAAATCTCCAAAGCCTAGCAAATTAACTCTAATTATTTGATTCCCTTCCTTCACTTGGGGAAGGTGGAAGATTTAATTCTGCACATTATCAGATTGGGGCCTTAGGTAATTTGAAGATGATTAGACACcatctccatttcacaatctctctCAGAAAATGTACTAAAATAcatgaaaaagaaatgaagagaaCGGTACCAGGCTGCATAGAAGTCAACCAAGACTGGTTTGTCAGCATTTGCCAATAACTCATCCAAGTTGGAAAATGTTTGCTTCTTTGCTGCAAGCTGCAGCAATCATTTGCcaaaagaaatactatcacttCAATTTCAGAAAGGCAGTTTAGAGTCAATATATAGCTGCAAACAAAACTAGTAGATAAAGTAACTCTCAAGACCCATCCGATATAGTAAGATTGCGCACTCTCTTTATTGCATTTACAATTAATGTACTAAAAACaatagaggaaaaaaaaaatgctatcTCCTGACAAACAAAAGATGGATATTAATTTCACGCCCGTTGGACACGGAAGTGGTATGCCACTTAACTAAGTATAAGGTATGTATAAGGTGGGCTTGGTATGTCAATTTGAATCACGGTACGTGAATTATATTTTTTGCTGCACAattctttttttaaaattttatttagaataatatatttattaaaaaaatatattgatttaatatgagtaattaattaatatgataaATTTTTTGACATAATAATCACATTattcaaattttgaaattcatactatttttgttattattaattatttttaatgttaaaaTTACAATATTGAAGAATATAATTAGTAATAtattctcctcctcctcctcctctatTCCCTTTTCTAGTTCTACCACTGTATCTTGGAAACCCTGTTTTAGCAAATCGGAACACAAAGCATAATGTTCCAAAATGCTGAAGTACCGCATTTGGGTCGAGTTCCAGGATAGGGTATGCAGGGGGTGAGTAAATTAGGTAACTATGGTCTATCTGCTCCTATTAAATTACTTTGTCTAGCATAAGAAAAGGGACACATCTAACTTGAAATATGCAACTCAGTTTATTTCTGATGGATCATTTGTAATGGTAGAAAGAATGACGGTTTTGCTGCTCATGTACAAGCATAAAGGACAACAATAGCTGTTACTATTACCACGTGATGTTAATTGATAGAGAATCTTGAACATAGCAGGAGCATCTAAACTACCCAGAATAATAAAAACTACTACAGATGGCAAAGGCAGAAAGAGTCCCAGCTGTGAAATAAGTTCCTTCCAAAATAGACCTCCTATAAGTGTGATCTTTTAAAGGGTTTTTTGAATAAGTTACTTCAGCTCCACGATTTATTTTCTTTGAATCATAAATCAAGTAGTACCAATTTAGCTCACTAATTGAGGAGTGAATATTGAGACATGTAGATCATTAAGCACCCATGGTTCATAAAgtacttgatttttttttttaagaaaaaaggaaaaaagaaatgcCCTTCAACAATTATGCACTACTGCTGAAATATCCTCCAGAACATATATAAACCCATTTCAGAGCCACATTTGAATAGGGAGTGAATATCAACCATTCTGGAAGTACAGCTCTAAAGAAGAACAAATGAAGTACCATTGAAATTAACCATTACAAAAGCACCCAAAAGATTCCAAATTTTATTATGGGCTTAGAAATTATTTTAGTGAAATGAAGCATCACTCCAAGGTTTTGCCTGGTTTATGATGAAATTGAATGTTAATTCCATTCATTCATTCTCATGTTTGGTTCGGTACTTTGGGAAATGAAACAAATAATATGATTATACAGAGAATAACATGACCCAAAATGACCTGAATCTCAATCTCATTGACTTTTTTTTTAATACTATTAGATTGCGTCACCACCCAATCCACTTCTATTgcaaactaattttttttttctttttctaattccTTCTTGTCTTTCTTTTATGTGCTATAAAATCTGAGATGTTCCAGGAGGTATGGCTACGTTTTCGATATGAAGAAATGATATTGCTAACAGATATGATGACTCTATATTCACCTACTCCCTCTACTTCATATTATTATGTAAAACAAGATGTGAGGCCATAGGCTTAAAACCTATTCCCTGACGTGTCAATGACAATACACATATTTCCTCATAGCAAAAACTAAAGATAGTTAATGGATTATGCATGTATAATATTCGTTACAATTGGTCTAAAATGATATATAAATTTACcatctttctctcttttttaagTATCGTATATTTGACAGCTCCCTGCATATTGCATACTTAGTAAATAGAATCAAACCGTGAAGTTCCAGTTTTCCCGGGAACCAAGTTCCTCCCTATTcctctttaaaattcatttcccTTTAGCTGACTGACCAAATCAAAGGCATCTAACACCAAGCAATAAAGACCCTTGCGACTCATTGACAACAGCTAAAATCTTAAGCAAAAATTTCAAAGTTGCAGAAAATCAAGAACAATCtccatggaaaatgcaaatatcCCATCAAATTGACCTAAACCCAATTACCTATCTCATACATAAAGATTGAACAAGACAGGCAATTTTACTCTACATATTTAAGCTCAtccgaaaaggaaaagaagaagaaaacggAATATAAAGTGGGGAATAGAGGGTAAGAGTATTTACCAGAGGCAAAATTCGAGACCTGGAAGGAGAGGAAATCCCTCTGTTCCCAAACTGAAGCCTGTGAAGCTGCGCTGGAAACTGCAGCGAAGACAAGCAACTCAAATTAGCACTCAACTGCGAGTGCGGTGTCTTCAAAGAAGGAATTGTTGAAGCCGAGAGAGAAGAAATCGCCATAGTTTTCTagactcttcttctccttcttcttcttctgctgctACCGATAAATAGAATCCACAAAACGCCTATTCTTAGGATAGAATCGAGAGGGCAAAAAATCCAAAAATATGCTTCGCTGGGCAAGAACACAAAATCTGtgaaaaagaagagagaagagagagccaAAGAAGCCACCAGAGTTTTAAGGATTTTTCGGTAATTGAAATGTACTGCTAATACTAGCATAACGTGATAGAACCCATGGTTTCTGAGCGTTGATTGGGTGCTTGGTGGGATCCACCTCTTACCACTAGAAGATTTGTTATTCCCGTATCTGTGGGGACCGTTACTCGCACGAGCCATTCAAACGGCGCGTATACGTGAGCAAATAAGTCCTtccaataaataaatattttgacttttaaaaataaataaaaaaaaataaacctcCGCCTCCacctcattattattattattattattattattattattataaaaactaATTGAGTGGATAGAAACTCAAATTTGAGTCTCTTGGCTGAGTAAATACAGGGATTGTAGTCGACAGCAGGAGTGAGCattgaattttatgaaaattaaattatatattttaaaagttaaatcgaattaaaatgagtaaaaaattaaattaaattaaattattttattttaatttaatttaaatagattaattttgatttttattaattttttaatttagatttaatttttaagttatttaatttgattttgatctTGATTTGaacttaataattattaatcaatgaaattaaataatttatatatatatataattatgtataattcatttatttccccttaaaataaattaatttaaaaatcaattaaactatttagtttAATTCAGTTtagtcaattttttttcttttcaaaacctAACTGAAttgaaataattgaaatttttataatataaaattgaatCGAACTAAATTAAGGTAGTTCGGTTTGTTTTATTTGATTTGAACCGAATAATTATCACCCATAATTATTAGTTTACTTATAAAAATTATCCTATTCAAATTTAGAAATGATTAATATTTACACTATCTAAATTTAATTAAGCataagtaaaatttatttttaattatctcAAACTGATTATTATTACTCGAATAATATCTgaattcataattttatatatttttattaatattttacataaaaaattttaattaataattttataagatatttaaattttatttacttaaaatataataaaaatataaattttcttataaaaatatatattttatatttaattaattatttatataaactgATTTGGATAATAAGTACTCAACATGCAAAATTCAAAatctatgaatattatttttcaaattcatttcaaatcaaaTTATATGCTAGTTAAATTTATCTTATTATGGTTTTGTTAGATGAGTACCACATGTCCAACCTGTTGCTATTTTTAATAATACACTTTCAACCATTAAACCAAATCAGGttagatattattattattattattattattattattattattattactcaaATGATATTAAATATCATATTGCTAATAAATTCCCACCTTCAAAATTTTATTGGCTGTATAATTTGagtataatattaatatttatacaaTTAAAGACTTGTTTGGTATTGCTGTTGAAACTGTTATcgagaaaatcacttttttaaatatactagttagagagtattaaaaaataattaaaaattaaatttaatcaattttagtcataaagaacactaaaataataaaacagtTTTTTTCAAACTATTTTTTTCAGCAGTATCTAAAATAGTACTTTTATTCAAAAAAGCTAAAAACTCAATATCAAACAGGCTATTAAGTAAAAGGCCTAGGGGTTTCAAAATTGAACTGAACTTCAATTTTCAATTCTACCGATTTCTTTTATATGCTTTTAGTTCTAGTGTTTGGTACAAAAACAAGAGAGATAGGAGGAAAGAAATGAATTTAACGAATAATTTGGgccaaattaaattatataaagtcaaaatacatttccttcCCCATTCCTTTCctgccaaaattttatttttgaatggGAGGAAACACTACCAAAGAAATCAAACATCAAAAGCCAAATAGTCAATGATAATACTTTAATTTACTTACGAAGCAATCAAGTTTGATTAATTCCCAGGGAAAAAGGAAGAAGTTTTATAGCTGTTCACAAAGATTAAAACAAAAATGTCTTTACTTGCAAATCCTAAACTATCTGAACTGAACTTCAGATCATTTCTACTGAGCACTCTTCTGTGAATGCGCAAACATGTCTTTAAGTGTTACTTTGAGGGATTGTACCCTCAAATATTACATGACTCACATGCAAATACAAGTTTGAACGTTCAAACTCGTGGGAAGAATCATGTTAGAAGATCATCCATCGCTCGTCAATGTGAAGGCTAGAAGGACAATTGTGAGAGCTGAGAATATTGTCACACAGGCAAACAACCAAATAGACTTGCTTTGGCCTTTATTCCGGCTCTCCTGGCCGCTCAACTCAACCTCCTTGAGTAGCTCTCTCACTTCGTCCATGTCCGAGTCTTTTGCAGCTTGGACTAATCTACTCTGAATTTTCTCAAGCTTCAAGAGCTTTCGACTTTTTGTGACATCTTTGGTTGGCCAGATATAACCAGTCACTTTCCACAGAAGGATACCAACATATATGGCCACAATACAGTCTACAGTATAATGGTGTCGTTCCCGTATTTCTCTTTGTGCACTGTGCAATACAAGCAGCCATATGAAAGCTGAGCTAAAACCTCCATAAGCTTCCTGCAGCAATAAGACATAAGAAATCATCAGGTTTTACAAACTTTGTGCAATCCTCATTAGATGATTGCACGTGCAGTTTCTGTTTGCTACAAATTTACCGTCCAAGCCATAGCTGTTAGTACAGCAACAAGCATGTGACCACTGTAAATGAGGTCATTGCAGCCACCTCCAGCTTTCTTAAGAAGACTGTACCAAGATCCTTGTGTAGTAGGTCGCAAGAAATCTATCAGGAAACTCATTGAACCCCAATCTGGACGGTAATCACCCTGGTATTCCCCAGTGTTGgctagaaaattgtgaaaaaatgtGAATACAAATTTCCAGCTTGAAAGAAACCCATCTGTAGTTAGTTTTAGGATAGCCAAACAAAGGAGAACAGAGCACAAGTCCAAGCAAGAACTGAAAAAGTGCTTCATTATATTACCAAAAATTTGAATCTCATCATCAGAAAGCTTCCTAAATCTAACACATTTCTCTACAATGGGTTTTGCCCAATCTGTGAATTAGAGTAGCTAAAGGAATAAATTATCAGAACACAGTgggaaaaaaaaatctcaaatctCTGTAATCAAGAACATAACCAACTTATATGATGGTAAGAGAAAAGTCAAACTAGCACCTTATCATAGCAAATGTACCTTGAACATGAATCCCATAAGAAAGCTAATAGGAAAGACTGGAAATAAACAATGACATTTTAACCTGCTTATTGAATTATAAGGTAAATTTAAATAAAAGGTTGGCAGAATGTCATTTATTAAATAAATCCACAAAAATTCAAAAGGTTCATGTGGAACAAATGGAAATTCAACCTAAGAAGAAACAATAGCGAGTCTTGGGTTTCAAATTGCAAACATCCAAAGCACAAAATTAAGAAGATAAAACAGATATATGAATTTAGTATACAGAACTTACCATAAGCTATATCCCATTGTATTATCTGACGAATAGCATTAGCATCTGAGGCATAAGGGACATAATACTTTTGAGCCCAATGATG
Proteins encoded:
- the LOC110665371 gene encoding thioredoxin Y2, chloroplastic encodes the protein MAISSLSASTIPSLKTPHSQLSANLSCLSSLQFPAQLHRLQFGNRGISSPSRSRILPLLAAKKQTFSNLDELLANADKPVLVDFYAAWCGPCQLMSPILKEVSAILNDTIQVVKIDTEKYPSIADKYRIEALPTFIIFKDGKPYDRFEGAFSKDKFIQRVENSLQVKQ
- the LOC110665373 gene encoding protein PHLOEM UNLOADING MODULATOR; amino-acid sequence: MRHLPAARTTGGLGVAAMSYVAVDYLRHLSPTWHERLQPALWSVLALIAISRVPFYRHWSSEVRAAIPFVASMFFMLACLLFEALCVRFATAVLGLDWHRDTSPLPDTGQWLLLSLNEKLPEPLVEILRAHIIGLHHFLMLFMMLAFSVLFDSVEAPGLGLGARYMFTMAIGRFLRAITFVSTILPSARPWCAAARFSVPTYPHHWAQKYYVPYASDANAIRQIIQWDIAYANTGEYQGDYRPDWGSMSFLIDFLRPTTQGSWYSLLKKAGGGCNDLIYSGHMLVAVLTAMAWTEAYGGFSSAFIWLLVLHSAQREIRERHHYTVDCIVAIYVGILLWKVTGYIWPTKDVTKSRKLLKLEKIQSRLVQAAKDSDMDEVRELLKEVELSGQESRNKGQSKSIWLFACVTIFSALTIVLLAFTLTSDG